GAATATTACTTCTAGACTTGAGCAGAATTCATCTTCTTAAGTAGGAAACAAATAATGGCACTGACATTCGGTGGGCGTCGTTTAGTAGCGCTTATTTTAACTTGTTGTATAGCTCTGCTCTCAATTCAAACCACGATGGTACGAGCGGGTATGGTGGGCACTGATCAGGTCATCGCAGAAGAGCAGCACCAGGTAGATAAAGAAGCCTTGCTAAGTATGCTTGAAGAGGACGAAGTAAAGGAAAAGCTTCAAGCGCTAGGAGTGCCAGAAGAACAAGTCAAATCTCGAATTGATGCAATGACACCTGAAGAGCTTGCGCAGTTTAATGAAAAATTAACTGAACTGCCTGCGGGTAGTGGCGTTGCTGGTGTGATTGTCTTATTTTTAGTGGTCTTTATTGTAACCGATATGCTGTGTGCAACGGATATATTTACTTTTGTACGCTGTATTAATTAAATAAGAAAATAGTGGCAAATTTTTTTAAATCCTTATTGCTCCTTACTTATGCCCGGCACTTGCTGGGCATTTTTATTTTATTGGCATTAACGGGATGTGCCAGTAATGGCTTTATAAAACAAATGGATGAGCTACCTGCTGATAGCTTTTATCAAGTAGAGCTGGAGCAGGTACCCTTTTTTCCTCAAACCGAATACCACTGCGGTCCTGCTGCTTTGGCAACTGTTTTGAGTTATTGGCAGGTGCCGGTGGTGCCAGATGATTTGGTCGATGAGGTTTACACGCCTGCCAAGCAGGGTAGTTTTCAAGTTGAACTGGTGGCAGCCACCCGTCAGCGTGGTTTGTTAGCCTATGAAATGAAAGGCTCTCTACAACAGTTGCTGGCGGAAATCACTGCCGGGCACCCTGTGCTAGTCATGCTGAATTTAGGCTATAGCTGGTACCCTCAGTGGCATTATGCGGTGGTGGTAGGCTTTGAGTGGTCAGAAAAACAGGTAGTGCTCAGGTCAGAACAACATAAGCGGTATAAAATGCCCCTGGCATTATTTGGAAAAACCTGGAGCAGAGCCAAATACTGGGGGCTTGTTGCATTACCCCCTGATCGGCTGCCGGCCTCGGCTAATCCACTCGCTTACCTAAAGGCAGCCCAATCGCTGGAGCAGGTCAACCAGCGTGAGGCAGCGATTATGGCCTATCAAACAGCGCTCAAAACCTGGGATCATCAGCCTATTGCTTTATTAGGGTTAGGTAATGCCCATTATGCTAATCAGCAGTGGCAACAATCGGTAGATGCATTGATGGCTCTGGTAAAGGAACACCCTCATCATACGGTGGGCTGGAATAATCTGAGCTATGTTTTGGCAACAAGCGGTTGCCAGAGTGCAGCACAGCAGGCATTGGCCTGTGGCTTAGCCGTTCAGCCTGAAAGCTCACAACTGCTTGCGACCCAACAAGAAATTCAAGCACTAACAGTCAAAAAGCGGCTTAAGCAATGCCCAAAGGTAGAGTGTGATCGAGGTCGTAAGCTTAACCAACAGTAATCAAAACTAATCCCCTAAAATATTATTTAACTTGTTTATAATGACCTGACGGGCCTCTTTGATTATGATGAGCAAACTTTTCTTAAACTAAGCTGTATAATTTATTATCGGTATGGATCCAAATCATTATTTTTACGGTTGGATGATTTATTTAGCGAGTGCCTTTGGCTGTTTTTTAGTCTGGGTGCGTATGACAAGATCATTAAGCCGCTTTCTAAAAGGTTTGTTACGTGGAGTTGTGGCAGTTGCCTTATTTACCCCATGGTATGTTGATAACAACCAAGATTACTTAGCACCTGCTGGCCTGGTGGCCTTATATGATGCTTTAACCAAAGGGGCTGAGTCAGCCTATCGAGCAGGACATGTGGTTGCTGTGGCAGAGCTACTGATGTTTGTTTTGCTGTTAGGGTTGTTCATCGTTTTGCCATCTCCTAAACCCAAGCGAACTAAGTCGAAAGCAGAGGCACAAGACAAGCGTAAGCCTGCTACTCGTCAACAACAAACTAAGCAGAAAAAGCGCACGAAAAAACCTCCCCAACAACCTAAAGAGCGGATTACCCCAACGATTTAAACTGTATAGTCGTCTGCTATTTGTCTTCTGCCTTTCCGAACTTCGCCTCCATTCTGGAGGCGTCAATACCTGCTTAACCGTGCCATTTACAATAAAACTGCTATAACTTAATGGTGGTACCAGATATTTTCCT
The nucleotide sequence above comes from Spartinivicinus poritis. Encoded proteins:
- a CDS encoding PA2779 family protein — encoded protein: MALTFGGRRLVALILTCCIALLSIQTTMVRAGMVGTDQVIAEEQHQVDKEALLSMLEEDEVKEKLQALGVPEEQVKSRIDAMTPEELAQFNEKLTELPAGSGVAGVIVLFLVVFIVTDMLCATDIFTFVRCIN
- a CDS encoding PA2778 family cysteine peptidase — encoded protein: MANFFKSLLLLTYARHLLGIFILLALTGCASNGFIKQMDELPADSFYQVELEQVPFFPQTEYHCGPAALATVLSYWQVPVVPDDLVDEVYTPAKQGSFQVELVAATRQRGLLAYEMKGSLQQLLAEITAGHPVLVMLNLGYSWYPQWHYAVVVGFEWSEKQVVLRSEQHKRYKMPLALFGKTWSRAKYWGLVALPPDRLPASANPLAYLKAAQSLEQVNQREAAIMAYQTALKTWDHQPIALLGLGNAHYANQQWQQSVDALMALVKEHPHHTVGWNNLSYVLATSGCQSAAQQALACGLAVQPESSQLLATQQEIQALTVKKRLKQCPKVECDRGRKLNQQ